Genomic DNA from Motilibacter aurantiacus:
CAGTCGCAGGCTGGTCGCCGGCGTACGCCCCGAGGCGCTGGAGCTCACCGCGCCGGAGGCCGTGGGGGCGATCCCCGCCCGCGTCGTCTCCGAGGAGATGCTCGGCGACGAGACCATCTACGTCGTGCAGACGGGAGGCAGCGACCTGCGGGTCCGCATGCCACCCACCGCCCGCTACGGGCCCGAGGCACCGGTCGGGCTCAGACACGTCGGCGGTCCGCCCCCGGTCTACGACCTCGAGTCCCGGCAGTTGGTGGCCTGACGTGAGCGCTATCTCGACCGTCGGCCTGCGCAAGGCCTTCGGCACCGTGCAGGCACTGGAGGACGTCACCATCGACGTCCCGCAGGGGTCCTTCTTCGTCATCCTGGGACCCTCCGGAGCGGGGAAGACGACCACGCTGCGGGCGATCGCCGGGCTGGAGAAGCTCGACGGCGGGTCCGTGCACCTCGACGGCCTCGACGCGACCCGCTCGACCCCTGCCGAGCGGGACCTCGCAATGGTGTTCCAGAGCTACGCGCTCTACCCGAAGCAGACGGCGTACGCGAACATCGCCTCGCCACTGAAGGCACGGCGTGTCCCGTCCCCGGAGATCGCCAAGCGCGTGGAGGAGGTCTCCGCGCTGCTGCACATCGAGAAGCTGATGCAGCGGCGGCCGGCCCAGATGTCCGGCGGCGAGATGCAACGTGTCGCCCTCGCCCGCGCCCTCGTCCGCACGCCCCGCGCGTTCCTCATGGACGAGCCGCTGACCAACCTCGACCTCAAGCTCCGCGTGGAGATGCGCACCGAGCTGACCCGCATCCACAGAACGCTCGGCGGGACCTTCCTCTACGTCACCAACGACCAGGTCGAGGCCATGTCGATGGCGGACCAGGTGGCGGTGCTGCGCGCGGGCAAGGTCCAGCAGGTGGGGTCCCCGCGCGACATCTACGAACGCCCCGCCAACTCGTGGGTGGCGGCCTTCGTCGGCAACCCGCGGATCGCTCTGCTGCCCTGCCGGGCCGCGGGTGACCGGTTGATCGGGGAGAGCGGGTGGTCCCTGCCCCGCCCGCGTGGCTCCGGCGCCGACGACGGGCGGCCACTGCTGCTGGGGCTGCGGGCCGAGGACCTCTCGATCGACCGGCGCGAGCCGTCCGCGTCGCTCGACGGCGAGCTCTACGCCCTCGAGCCGCTCGGGGACCGCACGGTCGTGGACGTACGCGTCGGGGACGCGATGCTCAAGGTCAAGGCCCGGCCGTCGGTGTCGGGCCAGCCCGGCGACCCCCTGCGGGTGGCCGTGGACCTGGACCGGGCGCACGTGTTCGACGCGCAGACGGGCCTCGCCCTCGCCCGATGAGGACGCGACCCCCGCGCGGCCCGCTACCGGTCGGC
This window encodes:
- a CDS encoding ABC transporter ATP-binding protein translates to MSAISTVGLRKAFGTVQALEDVTIDVPQGSFFVILGPSGAGKTTTLRAIAGLEKLDGGSVHLDGLDATRSTPAERDLAMVFQSYALYPKQTAYANIASPLKARRVPSPEIAKRVEEVSALLHIEKLMQRRPAQMSGGEMQRVALARALVRTPRAFLMDEPLTNLDLKLRVEMRTELTRIHRTLGGTFLYVTNDQVEAMSMADQVAVLRAGKVQQVGSPRDIYERPANSWVAAFVGNPRIALLPCRAAGDRLIGESGWSLPRPRGSGADDGRPLLLGLRAEDLSIDRREPSASLDGELYALEPLGDRTVVDVRVGDAMLKVKARPSVSGQPGDPLRVAVDLDRAHVFDAQTGLALAR